The following are from one region of the Salvia splendens isolate huo1 chromosome 2, SspV2, whole genome shotgun sequence genome:
- the LOC121761997 gene encoding protein SLE1-like: MASEQERQELDARARQGETVIPGGTGGKSLEAQEHLAQGRSRGGQTRREQLGTEGYQEMGSRGGQTRKEQLGREGYQEMGRKGGLTTVDKSGGERAAEEGIGIDESKFRTSSA; encoded by the exons atggctTCGGAGCAAGAGCGACAGGAACTCGACGCCAGGGCCAGACAAGGCGAGACGGTGATCCCCGGCGGCACCGGCGGCAAGAGCCTCGAGGCCCAGGAGCACCTCGCCCAAG GGAGAAGCCGGGGTGGGCAGACTCGTCGCGAGCAGCTAGGGACGGAAGGGTACCAGGAAATGGGGAGCCGAGGTGGGCAGACGCGGAAGGAGCAGCTGGGCAGAGAAGGCTATCAGGAGATGGGGAGGAAGGGCGGCCTCACCACCGTTGACAAATCCGGCGGTGAGCGTGCTGCCGAGGAAGGAATCGGCATTGATGAGTCCAAGTTCAGGACTTCATCCGCATAA
- the LOC121785239 gene encoding ERBB-3 BINDING PROTEIN 1-like gives MSDEEREEKELDLTSPEVVTKYKSAAEIVNKALQLVLSECKPKAKIVDLCEKGDTFIREQTANIYKNVKRKIEKGIGFPTCISVNNTVCHFSPLASNESVLEGGDILKIDMGCHIDGFIAVVAHTHVLQEGPVTGRAADVIAAANTAAEVALRLMRPGKKNKDVSDAIQKVAAAYDCKIVEGVLSHQMKQYVIDANKVVLNVPGLDTRVDDAEFEENEVYAIDIVTSTGEGKPRLLDERETTIYKRAVDKNYHLKMKASRFIFGEISQKFPIMPFSARALDEKRARLGLVECTNHDLLQPYPVLHEKPGDLVAHIKFTVLLMPNGSDRVTSHPLQELQPTKTVDDPDIKAWLALGTKTKKKGGGKKKKGKKGDKTEETTDAAVPMDETTNGAAA, from the exons ATGTCTGATGAGGAGCGGGAGGAGAAGGAGCTGGATCTCACCTCTCCTGAAGTCGTCACCAAATACAAATCCGCCGCTGAAATTGTTAACA AGGCCCTGCAATTAGTGTTGTCTGAATGCAAACCGAAGGCTAAGATTGTTGACCTTTGTGAGAAAGGAGATACTTTCATCAGAGA ACAAACTGCCAACATCTACAAAAATGTGAAAAGGAAGATTGAAAAGGGCATCGGGTTCCCAACCTGCATATCAGTGAACAATACAGTTTGCCATTTCTCGCCGTTGGCCAGCAATGAGTCTGTTTTGGAAGGAGGAGATATCTTAAAAAT CGATATGGGATGTCACATTGATGGCTTTATCGCTGTAGTTGCGCACACCCATGTACTTCAGGAGGGACCTGTTACCGGCAGGGCAGCTGATGTAATTGCTGCTGCTAATACTGCTGCAGAAGTTGCGCTGAGGCTTATGAGGCCAGGGAAAAAG AACAAAGATGTATCGGATGCCATTCAGAAAGTTGCTGCTGCTTATGACTGCAAGATTGTTGAAGGAGTTTTGAGTCATCAAATGAAGCAATATGTTATTGATGCGAACAAGGTAGTTTTAAATGTCCCAGGCCTTGATACAAGAGTTGATGATGCAGAATTCGAGGAGAATGAGGTGTATGCCATTGACATTGTAACAAGTACTGGTGaaggcaag CCAAGATTGTTGGACGAGAGGGAGACAACGATATATAAGAGAGCAGTTGACAAAAATTATCACCTAAAAATGAAAGCTTCTCGGTTCATCTTTGGTGAGATTAGTCAGAAGTTCCCCATCATGCCATTTTCTGCTAG GGCTTTGGATGAGAAGCGTGCTCGTTTGGGTCTAGTAGAATGTACGAATCATGACCTCTTACAGCCATATCCCGTACTTCATGAGAAGCCTG GTGATCTGGTTGCTCACATCAAGTTCACGGTTTTGCTAATGCCAAATGGGTCCGATCGGGTCACGTCTCATCCACTGCAGGAGCTGCAGCCCACTAAAACAGTGGATGATCCTGATATCAAAGCCTGGCTTGCATTGGGGACCAAGACAAAGAAGAAGGGTGGTGGCAAGAAGAAGAAAG GCAAGAAAGGAGATAAAACTGAAGAAACAACTGATGCTGCTGTGCCTATGGATGAGACAACCAATGGTGCAGCTGCCTAA
- the LOC121770148 gene encoding pyruvate decarboxylase 1, translated as METKIASLNSCNSASSNDVGCLPSNGVVSSIKPSSVAFNSAEATLGRHIARRLVQIGVSDVFSVPGDFNLTLLDDLIAEPGLNVVGCCNELNAGYAADGYARARGVGACAVTFTVGGLSILNAIAGAYSENLPVICMVGGPNSNDYGTNRILHHTIGLPDFSQEMRCFQTVTCYQAVVNNLEDAHELIDTAISTALKESKPVYISISCNLSAIPHPTFSREPVPFSHTPKLSNKMGLEAAVEAAVEFVNKAVKPVLVGGPKMRFAKSCDAFVELADACGYPVAAMPSAKGLVPENHPHFIGTYWGAVSTAFCAEIVESADAYIFVGPIFNDYSSVGYSLLLKKEKAIIVQPDRVVIGNGPTFGCILMKDFLTALAKRVTHNKTAYENYYRIYVGEGHPLKCEPKEALRVNVLFQHIQKILSGKTAVIAETGDSWFNCQKLKLPAGCGYEFQMQYGSIGWSVGATLGYAQAVPEKRVIACIGDGSFQVTAQDVSTMLRCGQNSIIFLINNGGYTIEVEIHDGPYNVIKNWNYTGLVDAICNDEGKCWTTKVRCEDELIEAIDAATGEKQDCLCFIEVIVHKDDTSKELLEWGSRVSTANGRSPNPQ; from the exons ATGGAGACGAAAATCGCTTCATTGAATTCATGCAACTCGGCAAGCTCCAACGACGTCGGCTGCCTCCCTTCCAACGGCGTCGTCTCGTCTATCAAGCCTTCCTCCGTCGCTTTCAACTCGGCGGAGGCGACGCTCGGCCGCCACATTGCGCGGCGGCTGGTGCAGATCGGCGTCAGCGACGTGTTTTCCGTCCCCGGAGACTTCAACCTGACGCTTCTGGACGACCTCATTGCTGAGCCGGGGCTCAACGTGGTCGGCTGCTGCAACGAGCTCAATGCAGGGTACGCCGCCGACGGATACGCCCGGGCTCGCGGCGTCGGCGCGTGCGCGGTGACGTTCACCGTCGGAGGGCTGAGTATTCTCAACGCGATCGCTGGCGCGTACAGCGAGAATCTCCCGGTGATTTGCATGGTCGGAGGTCCGAACTCGAACGATTACGGCACGAACCGGATCCTGCATCACACGATCGGGTTGCCGGATTTTAGCCAGGAGATGCGTTGCTTCCAAACCGTAACCTGCTATCAG GCTGTGGTGAATAATTTGGAGGATGCGCATGAGTTGATAGACACGGCGATATCAACCGCGCTCAAGGAGAGTAAGCCGGTGTATATAAGCATCAGCTGCAATTTATCGGCGATTCCGCATCCAACGTTTAGCCGTGAACCAGTACCATTTTCACATACCCCTAA GTTGAGCAATAAAATGGGTCTGGAAGCAGCTGTAGAAGCGGCAGTGGAGTTCGTAAACAAGGCGGTGAAACCGGTGTTGGTGGGAGGTCCAAAAATGCGTTTCGCGAAATCTTGCGATGCTTTTGTGGAATTGGCGGATGCTTGTGGCTATCCTGTTGCAGCAATGCCATCAGCGAAAGGGCTAGTGCCGGAGAACCACCCTCATTTCATCGGTACATACTGGGGCGCAGTGAGCACAGCGTTCTGTGCGGAGATTGTTGAATCAGCTGATGCTTACATCTTTGTTGGACCCATCTTCAACGATTACAGTTCAGTAGGCTACTCTCTGCTTCTCAAGAAGGAGAAGGCGATCATAGTGCAGCCTGATCGCGTGGTCATCGGTAATGGGCCTACGTTTGGGTGTATTCTGATGAAGGATTTCTTGACGGCCCTTGCcaaacgtgtcacacataataaAACTGCTTATGAGAACTACTATAGGATTTATGTTGGTGAAGGACATCCTCTGAAATGTGAGCCTAAAGAGGCGTTGAGGGTTAATGTTCTGTTTCAGCATATTCAGAAGATACTGTCTGGGAAGACGGCTGTCATTGCTGAAACAGGGGATTCTTGGTTTAACTGCCAGAAGCTCAAACTACCAGCAGGATGTGG ATATGAGTTCCAGATGCAATATGGATCAATTGGTTGGTCAGTTGGTGCAACTCTTGGCTATGCTCAAGCTGTGCCGGAGAAGCGTGTGATTGCCTGCATCGGCGATGGTAGCTTTCAG GTGACGGCGCAGGATGTGTCAACGATGCTTCGGTGTGGGCAGAATAGCATAATCTTCTTGATAAACAACGGCGGGTACACCATTGAAGTGGAGATCCACGACGGGCCTTACAACGTGATCAAGAACTGGAACTACACCGGTTTGGTTGATGCCATATGCAACGACGAAGGGAAGTGCTGGACTACTAAG GTTCGATGTGAGGATGAACTTATCGAAGCGATTGACGCGGCGACAGGGGAGAAACAAGACTGCTTGTGTTTCATTGAGGTGATTGTTCACAAGGATGATACGAGCAAAGAACTTCTAGAATGGGGATCGAGGGTCTCTACTGCTAATGGCCGCTCACCAAACCCTCAGTAG